In Zingiber officinale cultivar Zhangliang chromosome 1A, Zo_v1.1, whole genome shotgun sequence, a genomic segment contains:
- the LOC122036068 gene encoding DEAD-box ATP-dependent RNA helicase 1-like, translating into MEEISNQRKRVPHLTWMRNPMNIDQFEDGPLSLVPFLDPRLEEVLKKMGIQSLFPVQVAVWNETIGPGAFERDICVNSPTGSGKTLAYALPIVQTLALRKIRCLRALVVLPTRDLALQVKDVFAAIASVVGLRVGLAIGQSSIEDERLELIKRPNLGLYSPFDPEDGEMELQTAVDILVATPGRLMDHINMTKGFSLEHLCYLVIDETDKLLRDAYQSWLPTVLQLTKSDYQAGRSSNICALHGSLTTLRRCGAERGFKGKVYPRLVKFILSATLTQDPSKISQLYLHHPLLLTSGDKRYKLPKSLESFKLVCRSKLKPLYLVALLQNLVGEKSIVFTSSVETTHRLSNLLNFFGELPFKISEYSRNQHQAMRSKKLKSFKEGKTHVLIATDAMTRGMDVEGIRNVINYDIPAYIKTFIHRAGRTARAGQSGRCFTFLRQNEIKRFEKMLEKADANSCPSYSLPKDSVENFHPLYLSALEKLKEHEETRKGKRTSSSFGSAQASKRQKSRTEELKE; encoded by the exons ATGGAGGAAATCTCCAACCAGAGGAAGCGCGTTCCCCACCTGACATGGATGAGAAACCCAATGAACATCGACCAATTTGAGGATGGTCCTCTGAGTCTCGTCCCCTTTCTAGATCCAAG ATTGGAAGAGGTCCTGAAGAAGATGGGTATACAATCACTTTTTCCAGTTCAAGTAGCCGTGTGGAATGAGACAATTGGACCGGGTGCATTTGAACGCGATATTTGTGTAAACTCTCCAACAGGGAGTGGCAAGACACTTGCTTATGCTTTACCAATTGTTCAAACACTTGCACTGAGGAAGATAAGGTGCCTGCGTGCTTTAGTAGTTTTGCCTACACGGGACTTAGCCTTACAG GTTAAAGATGTGTTTGCTGCCATAGCATCTGTAGTGGGTTTACGTGTAGGCTTAGCAATTGGCCAGTCATCAATTGAAGATGAGAGATTGGAACTTATCAAGAGACCTAATCTTGGGTTGTATTCTCCTTTTGATCCAGAAGACGGAGAAATGGAGCTACAGACTGCAGTTGACATATTGGTTGCAACACCTGGAAGGCTAATGGATCACATTAACATGACAAAAGGTTTTAGTTTAGAACATCTTTGTTATCTG GTAATTGATGAAACAGATAAGTTATTACGAGATGCATATCAATCCTGGTTGCCAACTGTGCTTCAGCTCACCAAATCAGATTATCAAGCTGGTCGTTCGAGCAACATTTGTGCTTTACATGGTTCATTAACTACCCTTAGAAGATG TGGTGCTGAAAGAGGGTTTAAAGGTAAAGTTTATCCAAGGCTTGTGAAGTTTATTCTATCTGCTACACTGACCCAAGATCCTAGCAAGATTTCTCAGCTTTATCTACATCATCCTTTATTGTTGACTAGCGGTGATAAGCGTTACAAACTACCTAAAAGTCTCGAGTCATTCAAGCTG GTCTGCAGGTCTAAATTGAAGCCACTCTATTTGGTTGCTCTATTGCAAAATTTGGTAGGAGAGAAGTCCATAGTTTTTACATCATCTGTGGAGACAACTCACAGGCTAAGCAATTTATTGAATTTCTTTGGTGAATTGCCATTTAAAATTAGTGAATATTCACGTaatcagcatcaggccatgcgAAG CAAGAAACTGAAGTCCTTCAAAGAAGGAAAAACACACGTGCTAATTGCAACCGATGCAATGACGCGTGGAATGGATGTTGAAGGAATTAGAAATGTTATAAATTATGATATCCCTGCTTATATTAAGACATTTATCCATCGAGCAGGTCGAACTGCAAGAGCAGGTCAATCAGGGCGTTGCTTTACATTCCTGAGACAAAATGAG ATCAAGCGatttgaaaagatgcttgagaaGGCTGATGCCAATTCTTGTCCATCTTACTCTTTACCTAAAGATTCTGTGGAAAACTTCCATCCACTGTACTTATCTG CCCTGGagaagctgaaggagcatgaggaaacAAGAAAAGGAAAGAGAACCAGTAGCAGTTTTGGATCAGCTCAAGCAAGTAAGAGACAGAAGTCAAGAACAGAAGAACTGAAGGAATAG
- the LOC122036077 gene encoding E3 ubiquitin-protein ligase SINAT5-like, producing MESDSLECVSLADGLDEEDIAQHVSSKPHAGGAAFPGVSPATSVHELLECPVCANSMYPPIHQCCNGHTLCSTCKSKVHNRCPTCRQELGDIRCLALEKVAESLQLPCKYSNLGCSEIILYYSKIKHEAQCNFRPYNCPYAGSECLVVGDTPSLVAHLRDDHKVDMHTGCTFNHRYVKSNPREVENATWMLTVFYCFGQYFCLHFEAFQLGMAPVYMAFLRFMGDENEARNFSYSLEVGGNGRKQIWEGTPRSIRDSHRKVRDSHDGLIIHRNMALFFSGGDRKELKLRVTGRIWKEQPNSDS from the exons ATGGAATCGGATAGCCTCGAGTGCGTTTCGTTGGCGGACGGGCTGGATGAGGAGGATATCGCTCAGCACGTCTCGTCCAAGCCGCATGCCGGAGGCGCTGCCTTTCCCGGGGTTTCTCCCGCCACTAGCGTCCACGAGTTGCTTGAGTGCCCGGTCTGCGCCAACTCTATGTATCCCCCGATCCATCAG TGTTGTAATGGTCATACACTGTGCTCTACTTGTAAATCAAAGGTGCATAATCGTTGCCCTACATGTAGACAAGAGCTTGGGGATATAAGGTGTCTAGCCCTGGAAAAAGTAGCAGAATCACTTCAGCTTCCTTGCAAGTACAGCAACTTAGGATGTTCTGAAATCATCCTTTACTACAGCAAGATCAAGCATGAAGCACAGTGCAACTTCAGACCTTACAACTGCCCATATGCAGGATCAGAGTGCTTAGTTGTTGGGGATACTCCTTCCTTGGTTGCACATTTGAGAGATGATCATAAGGTGGACATGCACACTGGATGTACTTTCAATCACCGTTATGTGAAGTCGAATCCACGTGAGGTTGAAAATGCAACATGGATGTTAACT GTTTTTTACTGTTTTGGCCAATATTTCTGCTTGCACTTTGAGGCCTTTCAGTTAGGAATGGCTCCTGTTTACATGGCCTTTCTTCGGTTCATGGGCGATGAGAACGAGGCGAGAAACTTCAGTTACAGCCTTGAAGTTGGGGGCAATGGCAGGAAACAAATATGGGAAGGTACTCCACGGAGCATTCGTGATAGTCACCGTAAAGTACGTGACAGTCATGATGGCCTTATTATACATAGGAACATGGCACTCTTCTTCTCCGGTGGTGACCGGAAGGAACTGAAGCTGCGGGTTACTGGACGGATATGGAAGGAGCAGCCAAACTCCGATTCTTGA
- the LOC122036087 gene encoding uncharacterized protein LOC122036087 — MSNITISSTRKDIAWNYATCSDPKNPNVVSCIFCGKITNGGIYRHKLHLIGGNRNVKACPKCPEHVKEEIREFMQKKNNLKNQMDEIPHSDDVDNLEDLEEDEEVDHQTKVKGKRPISDSSNHPTTQGKKCKQTGPINLYFMKDVDEIVKQRRAKSKGQFDENKKKLRDIAVEKFARWMYDAGIPFNAVKYDSFEPCIEAIGQFGSGMKPPSYHEVRVKYLKKELANTNSLLKSHEEDHAKFGCTIMADGWTDKKGRTLINFLVNGPKGSVFVESVDASGYSHTADKMFELLSKFVYRIGEKNVVQIVTDNASCNVSAGRLLENRFPHLYWTPCAAHCLDLLLEDIFKIPHLRKLHERALMVNGYIYNRPQVLSMMREFTGQRDMVRTAKTRFATAFLTLKRFHVQQANLRKMFTSEKWANSRFSKEVAGKRVAEVILMPSFWKNMVFALKVGGPLVKVLRLVDGEKRSPMGYIYEAMDRPKKLLLHHLTIMKRNIVAYLNSLTKDGTFNCIDLCTQPDIS, encoded by the exons ATGTCAAATATAACAATTTCATCCACTCGAAAAGATATTGCTTGGAATTATGCAACATGTTCAGATCCTAAAAATCCAAATGTTGTCAGTTGTATTTTTTGTGGTAAAATAACAAACGGTGGGATTTATCGACACAAGTTACATTTAATCGGGGGCAATAGAAATGTGAAAGCTTGCCCGAAATGTCCTGAgcatgttaaagaagaaattagagagtttATGCAAAAAAAGAATAATTTGAAGAATCAAATGGATGAAATTCCTCATTCTGATGATGTTGATAATTTGGAAGAtttggaagaagatgaagaagttgATCATCAAACTAAAGTGAAAGGGAAACGACCAATATCAGATTCAAGCAACCATCCTACGACCCAAGGTAAAAAGTGTAAACAAACCGGGCCTATTAATCTTTATTTTATGAAAGATGTCGATGAAATTGTCAAACAAAGACGTGCAAAAAGCAAAGgacaatttgatgaaaataaaaagaagttaagAGATATTGCAGTTGAGAAATTTGCAAGATGGATGTATGATGCTGGGATTCCTTTCAATGCTGTTAAATATGATTCTTTTGAGCCTTGTATTGAAGCTATTGGACAATTTGGATCTGGGATGAAACctccatcatatcatgaagtgagGGTTAAGTATTTGAAGAAGGAGTTGGCAAATACGAACTCACTTCTCAAATCCCATGAAGAAGATCATGCTAAGTTTGGGTGCACAATCATGGCAGATGGATGGACAGATAAAAAGGGTAGGACTCTTATAAATTTTTTGGTGAATGGTCCCAAAGGAAGTGTATTTGTCGAATCAGTTGATGCTTCAGGCTATTCTCACACAGCGGACAAAATGTTTGAATTGctttctaaatttgtgtatcGCATTGGAGAAAAAAATGTGGTTCAGATTGTAACAGATAATGCAAGCTGCAATGTCAGTGcag gtcGTCTTTTGGAAAACCGATTTCCACACTTATACTGGACTCCCTGTGCAGCTCATTGTTTAGATTTGTTGCTTGAGGATATATTCAAAATTCCTCATCTCAGAAAATTGCATGAACGGGCATTGATGGTGAATGGATATATTTACAACAGACCACAAGTattgagcatgatgagagagtttACTGGACAGAGAGACATGGTAAGAACCGCAAAGACACGTTTCGCAACCGCTTTTTTGACTTTAAAGCGGTTTCATGTACAACAAGCAAATCTGAGAAAAATGTTTACATCTGAAAAGTGGGCAAATAGTCGATTTTCCAAAGAGGTCGCAGGAAAACGTGTAGCAGAAGTAATATTGATGCCTTCTTTTTGGAAAAATATGGTTTTTGCATTAAAAGTTGGTGGTCCATTGGTAAAAGTATTACGGCTGGTAGACGGTGAAAAACGATCTCCTATGGGTTATATTTATGAGGCAATGGACAGGCCAAAGAAGCTATTGCTGCATCATTTAACAATAATGAAGAGAAATATCGTagcatatttgaattcattgacaAAAGATGGAACATTCAACTGCATCGACCTTTGCACGCAGCCGGATATTTCTTGA
- the LOC122036096 gene encoding probable protein arginine N-methyltransferase 1 isoform X1 → MGRRKSKAFAQENQSLVPSSSGTESARVEVEDEAMEERVESVSLDDSPLIGAENTSADYYFDSYSHFGIHEEMLKDVVRTKTYQNVIYQNKFLFKNKVVLDVGAGTGILSLFCAKAGAKHVYAVECSQMADMAKEIVQTNGYSDVITVLKGKVEEIELPVAHVDVIISEWMGYFLLFENMLNTVLYARDKWLINNGIILPDKALLYLTAIEDAEYKEDKIEFWNDVYGFDMSCIRKQAMAEPLVDTVDLKQIVTSDIMIKMMDISEMTFGDVSFTAPFKLVAERNDFIHAFMAYFNVQFTQCHRETSFSTGPRSKATHWKQTVLYLDEVLTICKDEVIYGNMTVEPNKKNPRDLEITIDYTLNGKRSQVSSTQHYKMR, encoded by the exons ATGGGGCGGCGCAAGAGCAAGGCCTTCGCCCAAGAGAATCAGAGCCTCGTTCCGTCCTCCTCTGGGACCGAGAGCGCCCGAGTGGAGGTGGAGGACGAGGCGATGGAGGAAAGGGTCGAGAGTGTCAGTCTTGACGATTCGCCTTTGATTGGCGCGGAGAACACTAGCGCCGACTACTACTTCGACTCATACTCCCATTTCG GTATTCATGAA GAAATGTTAAAGGACGTAGTTAGAACAAAAACATACCAAAATGTTATTTACCAGAATAAGTTTCTTTTCAAGAACAAGGTTGTCCTTGATGTGGGTGCAGGAACTGGAATTTTATCTCTATTTTGTGCTAAAGCTGGGGCAAAGCATGTATATGCA GTGGAATGCTCCCAGATGGCTGATATGGCAAAAGAGATTGTTCAGACAAATGGATATTCTGATG TGATAACAGTTCTAAAAGGAAAAGTTGAAGAAATTGAGCTTCCAGTGGCTCATGTAGATGTTATCATCTCTGAGTGGATGGGATATTTCTTGCTGTTCGAGAACATGCTAAACACAGTTCTCTATGCACGTGATAAATGGCTT ATCAACAATGGTATTATCTTACCAGACAAGGCTTTACTATATTTGACAGCAATTGAGGATGCTGAATACAAAGAAGATAAGATTGAAT TTTGGAACGATGTGTATGGATTTGATATGAGCTGCATTAGGAAGCAAGCAATGGCCGAACCACTTGTTGATACCGTTGATCTAAAGCAAATTGTTACCTCTGACATTATGATCAAG ATGATGGATATATCTGAAATGACTTTTGGTGATGTCTCCTTCACGGCACCTTTCAAACTAGTAGCAGAACGCAATGATTTCATACATGCATTTATGGCGTACTTTAATGTTCAATTCACCCAGTGTCACAGGGAGACAAGCTTTTCTACTG GCCCAAGATCAAAGGCTACCCACTGGAAACAAACTGTTCTTTACCTTGATGAGGTACTAACAATTTGCAAGGATGAAGTAATTTATGGGAACATGACAGTGGAGCCGAATAAGAAGAATCCACGGGACCTGGAGATAACGATCGACTACACATTGAATGGAAAACGCAGTCAAGTATCTAGCACCCAACACTATAAGATGCGATAA
- the LOC122036105 gene encoding uncharacterized protein LOC122036105 has protein sequence MEGLYKCISRLVRGEDLQDKITNQLEKYKKAEGLFGLPMAIRQRTLKSPADWWSSYGASTPELKTFAMKILNLTCSSSGCERNWSVFEHIHSKKRNRLSQQRLNDLVYIKYNRALRRRYDMRDKIDPITLSEIDDSNEWLLGKLDDSDKDDDNDFVFEGEDLRWSDVAQASGVGESAYGFRSRNASSSKGTSSSALAKRKQSSAQTSLVNEEEINLDNETEEEDTDGYKSSDGADDIDLDNEDEEDDYFDI, from the exons ATGGAGGGTTTGTACAAGTGCATATCTAGATTGGTGAGAGGTGAGGATTTACAAGATAAGATCACGAATCAATTGgaaaaatacaagaaagcagaaggACTTTTTGGTTTGCCAATGGCTATCCGACAAAGGACTTTAAAATCGCCag CTGATTGGTGGTCTTCTTATGGTGCATCAACGCCTGAATTAAAAACATTTGCAATGAAGATTTTAAACCTCACGTGCTCTTCTTCAGGCTGTGAACGTAATTGGAGTGTTTTTGAACAT atacattctaagaaaagaaataggttgtcTCAACAACGGTTGAATGATTTGGTATATATCAAGTACAATAGAGCTTTGAGGAGAAGATATGACATGCGAGATAAGATTGATCCTATTACTTTGTCAGAGATAgatgatagtaatgaatggttgTTGGGAAAATTGGATGACAGTGATAAAGACGATGATAATGATTTTGtctttgaaggtgaagatttgcgTTGGAGTGATGTAGCACAAGCATCTGGGGTTGGTGAAAGTGCATATGGCTTTCGATCTCGAAATGCGTCTTCTTCAAAAGGGACATCATCATCTGCATTAGCAAAAAGAAAGCAGTCTTCAGCTCAAACTAGTCTTGTAaatgaagaagaaattaatcttGATAATGAAACTGAAGAAGAAGATACTGATGGATACAAATCAAGCGATGGAGCTGATGACATAGATTTGgacaatgaagatgaagaagatgattattttgatatttga
- the LOC122036096 gene encoding probable protein arginine N-methyltransferase 1 isoform X2 — MLKDVVRTKTYQNVIYQNKFLFKNKVVLDVGAGTGILSLFCAKAGAKHVYAVECSQMADMAKEIVQTNGYSDVITVLKGKVEEIELPVAHVDVIISEWMGYFLLFENMLNTVLYARDKWLINNGIILPDKALLYLTAIEDAEYKEDKIEFWNDVYGFDMSCIRKQAMAEPLVDTVDLKQIVTSDIMIKMMDISEMTFGDVSFTAPFKLVAERNDFIHAFMAYFNVQFTQCHRETSFSTGPRSKATHWKQTVLYLDEVLTICKDEVIYGNMTVEPNKKNPRDLEITIDYTLNGKRSQVSSTQHYKMR; from the exons ATGTTAAAGGACGTAGTTAGAACAAAAACATACCAAAATGTTATTTACCAGAATAAGTTTCTTTTCAAGAACAAGGTTGTCCTTGATGTGGGTGCAGGAACTGGAATTTTATCTCTATTTTGTGCTAAAGCTGGGGCAAAGCATGTATATGCA GTGGAATGCTCCCAGATGGCTGATATGGCAAAAGAGATTGTTCAGACAAATGGATATTCTGATG TGATAACAGTTCTAAAAGGAAAAGTTGAAGAAATTGAGCTTCCAGTGGCTCATGTAGATGTTATCATCTCTGAGTGGATGGGATATTTCTTGCTGTTCGAGAACATGCTAAACACAGTTCTCTATGCACGTGATAAATGGCTT ATCAACAATGGTATTATCTTACCAGACAAGGCTTTACTATATTTGACAGCAATTGAGGATGCTGAATACAAAGAAGATAAGATTGAAT TTTGGAACGATGTGTATGGATTTGATATGAGCTGCATTAGGAAGCAAGCAATGGCCGAACCACTTGTTGATACCGTTGATCTAAAGCAAATTGTTACCTCTGACATTATGATCAAG ATGATGGATATATCTGAAATGACTTTTGGTGATGTCTCCTTCACGGCACCTTTCAAACTAGTAGCAGAACGCAATGATTTCATACATGCATTTATGGCGTACTTTAATGTTCAATTCACCCAGTGTCACAGGGAGACAAGCTTTTCTACTG GCCCAAGATCAAAGGCTACCCACTGGAAACAAACTGTTCTTTACCTTGATGAGGTACTAACAATTTGCAAGGATGAAGTAATTTATGGGAACATGACAGTGGAGCCGAATAAGAAGAATCCACGGGACCTGGAGATAACGATCGACTACACATTGAATGGAAAACGCAGTCAAGTATCTAGCACCCAACACTATAAGATGCGATAA